A window of the Dunckerocampus dactyliophorus isolate RoL2022-P2 chromosome 19, RoL_Ddac_1.1, whole genome shotgun sequence genome harbors these coding sequences:
- the slc35b2 gene encoding adenosine 3'-phospho 5'-phosphosulfate transporter 1 has protein sequence MSSFSWRVWPALVSLLFPSSIAAEEDSLLLDGWRDVWIFRFLVNMLGYSTIIIPGFLLISYLKRTNYLETGSGFFYPIIKTCVFGTEAGLPDNLSVTSRNEGDSGSSLRQAIRLIFCAAGLQASYLTWGVLQERVMTRSYGASSPEEEGEKFKDSQFLVFMNRILALTVSGLWCVLFKQPRHGAPMYKYSFASLSNIMSSWCQYEALKYISFPTQVLAKASKVIPVMLMGKVISRKRYEYWEYLTAALISLGVSMFLLSSTDNKQPSTVTTFSGVIILVGYIVFDSFTSNWQDNLFKYKMSSVQMMFGVNLFSCLFTVGSLLEQGALFDSLAFMMRHSEFTFHAVLLSVCSACGQLFIFYTINQFGAAVFTIIMTLRQAIAILLSCFLYGHTVTVVGGFGVAIVFLALFLRVYARSRMKSGRGVAQPPAQNV, from the exons atgtcatctttttcaTGGAG GGTTTGGCCTGCCCTGGTGTCGCTTCTCTTTCCTTCCTCCATTGCCGCCGAAGAAGATTCATTGCTTCTGGATGGCTGGCGAGATGTGTGGATTTTTCGCTTCCTGGTCAACATGCTGGGATACTCCACCATTATCATCCCCGGCTTCCTCCTCATAAGCTATTTGAAGCGCACCAATTACTTAGAGACAG GTAGTGGCTTCTTCTATCCCATCATCAAGACCTGTGTGTTTGGCACAGAGGCGGGTCTGCCGGATAACTTGTCCGTCACCTCCAGGAACGAGGGTGATTCCGGCTCGTCGCTGAGACAGGCCATTAGGTTGATCTTTTGTGCTGCTGGACTTCAG GCGTCATACCTAACATGGGGGGTCCTGCAAGAGAGGGTCATGACCCGTTCCTACGGCGCCTCATCGCCAGAGGAGGAGGGTGAGAAATTCAAGGACTCTCAGTTTTTGGTCTTCATGAACCGCATTTTGGCCCTGACCGTGTCGGGCCTGTGGTGCGTCCTGTTCAAGCAGCCCCGCCACGGCGCCCCCATGTACAAGTACTCCTTCGCCTCACTCTCTAACATCATGAGCAGCTGGTGTCAGTACGAGGCTCTCAAGTACATCAGCTTCCCCACCCAAGTCCTGGCCAAGGCCTCCAAGGTTATTCCCGTCATGCTGATGGGTAAGGTCATCTCCAGGAAGAGATACGAGTACTGGGAGTACTTAACGGCCGCATTGATCTCTTTGGGCGTCAGCATGTTCCTGCTGTCCAGCACTGACAACAAGCAACCGTCCACCGTCACCACCTTCAGTGGCGTGATCATCCTTGTGGGCTACATCGTCTTTGACAGCTTCACCTCGAACTGGCAGGACAACCTGTTCAAGTACAAGATGTCGTCAGTCCAGATGATGTTTGGGGTCAACCTGTTCTCCTGTCTCTTCACCGTGGGCTCGCTGCTCGAGCAGGGCGCCTTGTTTGACTCCTTGGCGTTCATGATGCGCCACTCTGAGTTCACCTTCCATGCCGTGCTCCTCAGCGTGTGCTCGGCGTGCGGCCAGCTCTTCATCTTCTACACCATCAACCAGTTCGGCGCGGCCGTCTTCACCATCATCATGACCCTGCGCCAAGCCATCGCCATTCTCCTCTCCTGTTTCCTGTACGGCCACACTGTCACTGTCGTCGGCGGCTTTGGCGTCGCCATAGTTTTCCTAGCTCTCTTTCTGCGAGTGTACGCACGCAGTCGCATGAAGTCGGGCCGGGGGGTAGCGCAGCCGCCCGCACAGAATGTGTAG